A region from the Thermomicrobiales bacterium genome encodes:
- a CDS encoding SIS domain-containing protein: MTELSGSGRYLAEAAGIIERIAATQLAAVDRAAEICARSIAAGGLVHAFGTGHSRIPVEELFPRHGSFPGFHPIVELSMTNHTQIVGANGQRQAMWIEKQEGLGEVILRNFNFGPDDAMLIFSNSGVNAVVVDVALGAHARGLPVIAVVSFDHASRSDAKHSSGRKLIDIADIAIDNCVPAGDAMIELDGLDDPVGPGSTIGFAAIANALKTQTAQNLVALGQPPLVLSSSVVIGEAAAQRFDDCYDEQSRRVSRLYAWPGRS; encoded by the coding sequence GTGACTGAATTGTCGGGTTCTGGCCGCTATCTCGCCGAGGCCGCCGGCATCATCGAGCGGATTGCGGCCACGCAGCTGGCGGCCGTCGATCGTGCCGCCGAGATCTGCGCGCGGAGCATTGCCGCCGGCGGTCTGGTGCATGCGTTTGGCACCGGGCATTCGCGCATTCCGGTCGAGGAGCTCTTTCCCAGGCACGGCAGCTTTCCCGGGTTCCATCCGATCGTCGAGCTCTCGATGACCAACCATACCCAGATCGTCGGGGCCAATGGACAGCGGCAAGCTATGTGGATCGAAAAGCAGGAGGGGCTTGGCGAGGTCATCTTGCGCAACTTCAACTTCGGGCCGGATGACGCCATGCTGATCTTCTCGAACAGTGGCGTGAACGCGGTCGTCGTCGATGTTGCGCTGGGCGCGCACGCGCGCGGCTTGCCGGTGATTGCGGTCGTCTCATTCGACCATGCCAGCCGAAGCGATGCCAAGCATTCCTCGGGCAGGAAGTTGATCGACATCGCGGATATCGCCATCGACAACTGTGTGCCTGCGGGCGATGCCATGATCGAACTGGACGGGCTGGACGATCCGGTTGGCCCAGGGTCGACAATCGGGTTTGCGGCGATTGCCAACGCGCTCAAGACGCAGACGGCGCAGAACCTGGTCGCGCTCGGCCAGCCGCCCCTGGTGCTGTCCTCCTCGGTCGTGATTGGCGAGGCAGCGGCGCAACGCTTCGACGATTGTTACGACGAACAGTCCCGCCGCGTCAGCCGCCTCTATGCCTGGCCCGGGCGTTCGTGA